In Ostrea edulis chromosome 4, xbOstEdul1.1, whole genome shotgun sequence, a single window of DNA contains:
- the LOC130046556 gene encoding uncharacterized protein LOC130046556 translates to MEYFTRVRILLVLSLVAETCASADQSYALCGGQKGFIRCLKGTKIQILTASYGRTDPMLCPDGKTDTRTCHSKTSELKVKWNCNGYRTCHLQATDQNFGDPCPKYSKYLEVKYRCVKTPNPHPAEKTIIAFNAYTTKHLHLNENSPTNVVYDGIHLNRGMAYDRHSGIFTAPSDGLYIFTWTSLVLPKKIFDTNILVNGFHKGYSNCNNRHNPGLENCANTVPLILKTGDKVNIRTTTANNLHEIWSSFKGWKV, encoded by the exons atggaatatttcactcgtgtACGTATATTACTTGTGTTATCATTGGTCGCAGAGACATGTGCATCAG CAGATCAGTCGTATGCCCTCTGTGGTGGTCAAAAGGGTTTTATACGTTGTCTGAAAGGAACCAAAATTCAGATTCTAACCGCCAGTTACGGACGAACAGATCCCATGCTGTGTCCCGATGGTAAAACAGATACACGAACGTGTCATTCAAAAACATCGGAACTGAAGGTCAAATGGAACTGTAATGGGTACAGGACATGTCATCTTCAGGCCACTGACCAGAACTTCGGGGATCCGTGTCCTAAGTATTCCAAATATCTGGAGGTCAAGTATCGTTGCGTGAAGACCCCAAATCCACATCCTGCAG AGAAAACGATCATCGCCTTTAATGCGTACACCACCAAACATTTGCACCTAAATGAAAATTCTCCTACCAATGTTGTTTATGATGGTATCCATCTCAACAGAGGAATGGCCTACGATCGTCATAGTGGAATCTTCACAGCGCCCTCTGATGGACTGTATATTTTTACATGGACAAGTTTGGTGCTACCTAAAAAAATCTTTGACACAAATATTCTTGTCAATGGATTTCATAAAGGCTACTCAAATTGTAACAATCGTCATAATCCAGGGCTTGAAAACTGTGCCAATACTGTACCACTGATTCTCAAAACTGGTGACAAGGTCAACATCCGTACAACCACTGCAAACAATTTGCATGAAATTTGGTCGAGTTTCAAGGGATGGaaagtgtaa
- the LOC130054423 gene encoding collagen alpha-1(XIII) chain-like encodes MGLPGRFGPPGEKGEIGDAGVPGPMGPPGPPGPINTVSGGACTCQKGEKGDRGRRGRRGTKGLQGMPGLDAPCPVGDNGLPLPGCGIQYYMKGTPGCPVGPDGRARCDNSGNSRG; translated from the exons GGGCGTTTTGGGCCGCCAGGTGAAAAAGGTGAAATCGGAGATGCAGGTGTTCCAGGGCCGATG GGACCGCCAGGTCCACCCGGGCCGATAAACACAGTGAGTGGGGGTGCATGCACATGTCAGAAAGGAGAAAAG GGGGATAGGGGAAGAAGGGGGAGGCGTGGAACAAAAGGCTTGCAG GGAATGCCCGGACTAGACGCCCCTTGTCCCGTGGGTGATAATGGCCTTCCGTTGCCCGGATGTGGTATTCAGTATTACATGAAG GGGACCCCGGGCTGCCCCGTGGGTCCAGATGGGAGAGCACGCTGTGATAACAGTGGAAATTCCAGAGGCTAG